From Cannabis sativa cultivar Pink pepper isolate KNU-18-1 chromosome 8, ASM2916894v1, whole genome shotgun sequence, a single genomic window includes:
- the LOC115699785 gene encoding uncharacterized protein LOC115699785: MYLGKEDPLSHLKYFEMQIDLHGVRGDVRWRVFPATLSEVAQQWYFKLTLRRFNSWKAFSLEFHAQFSSSLQLPLHLEELVEVKQRTGEPLRAYISRFVTEATKVARLTKEGKLAAILRGIEILGELQKDIKKSGPIDSMSDFLDRADSFIKLEEAIQRVDVEPRPGQPQAPSVGTSAQNPQYPSSSIQAAKDLLTTTTNAMGKRESS, translated from the coding sequence ATGTACCTAGGGAAAGAAGATCCCTTATCGCATCTCAAGTATTTTGAAATGCAAATTGACTTGCATGGGGTACGAGGAGATGTGCGTTGGAGAGTTTTCCCTGCCACACTTTCAGAAGTCGCACAACAATGGTACTTCAAGTTGACACTAAGAAGGTTCAACTCTTGGAAAGCCTTCTCCTTAGAGTttcatgcacaattctcttcttctctccaACTCCCACTGCATTTAGAAGAGCTGGTCGAAGTGAAGCAAAGAACAGGAGAGCCTCTCCGAGCTTACATAAGCAGATTCGTGACAGAGGCCACAAAAGTAGCACGGTTAACTAAAGAAGGAAAGCTAGCTGCCATACTCCGGGGCATCGAGATTCTTGGAGAGCTACAGAAAGAcatcaagaaaagtggtcccatagactcaatgagtgatttcctcgACCGAGCAGATAGTTTCATCAAGcttgaagaagccattcaacggGTAGATGTCGAGCCTAGACCGGGCCAACCACAGGCTCCTTCAGTTGGTACATCTGCCCAAAACCCCCAGTACCCTAGTAGTTCAATCCAGGCGGCAAAAGATCTATTAACAACGACAACCAATGCAATGGGAAAAAGAGAAAGTTCGTAG